One segment of Nostoc piscinale CENA21 DNA contains the following:
- a CDS encoding ABC transporter ATP-binding protein, with product MTTMIWMESITKTYKLGEMSVPILKGIHLSIEEGEYVAIMGASGSGKSTLMNILGCLDRPTNGNYIFEGRNLTTFDDDELAYIRNQRIGFVFQQFNLLARATALENVMLPMVYANLPKRKRRERALAALTRVGLAERILNRPSQLSGGQQQRVAIARALVNRPALVLADEPTGALDTETSYEVMNLLTELNEQGITIVIVTHEPDIAAQTKRTIRVQDGLIVG from the coding sequence ATGACTACAATGATTTGGATGGAATCTATCACAAAAACATACAAACTCGGAGAAATGAGTGTTCCGATTCTCAAAGGTATTCACTTATCAATTGAAGAGGGGGAATATGTTGCAATTATGGGTGCTTCAGGTTCGGGTAAATCGACACTCATGAACATTCTGGGATGTTTAGATAGACCTACCAATGGTAACTATATTTTTGAAGGCAGAAACTTAACTACTTTTGATGACGATGAATTAGCTTATATCCGCAATCAAAGGATAGGTTTTGTGTTTCAACAATTTAATTTATTGGCAAGAGCAACAGCACTAGAAAATGTAATGTTACCGATGGTTTATGCTAATTTACCCAAACGCAAACGTCGGGAAAGAGCTTTAGCAGCTTTAACAAGAGTAGGATTAGCTGAACGCATTCTCAACCGTCCGAGTCAACTTTCTGGAGGACAACAACAGCGAGTAGCGATCGCGCGTGCTTTAGTTAATCGACCAGCATTAGTTTTAGCAGATGAACCAACAGGTGCGTTAGATACAGAAACTTCTTATGAAGTTATGAATTTGCTCACAGAACTGAATGAGCAAGGTATCACAATTGTGATTGTGACCCATGAACCAGATATTGCGGCGCAAACGAAAAGAACTATTCGCGTCCAAGATGGTTTAATTGTTGGTTGA
- a CDS encoding ABC transporter permease: MLQSLSKIPKIQKRPSKSTVPLTEIISMAVETLWSNKLRTGLTMLGVVIGIASVIAITSVGQGVQKSVENQIQALGTDVLQVLAGAARSGNIRQGVGSTSTLTWEDAKAIAQQAPSADLVSAYLQRNAQVVYGGENTSTTIYGTDLNYPDARNTHPQEGRFFTQEELDSSKQVAVIGPTVKRTLFGNSTQVIGEQIRIQGETYEVIGIMEPKGAQGPMDRDDQIFIPLTSMSGRLVGNNALTGVSVNGILIKSSNQDKLEAAQFQVTNILRLRHEIYPPQPDDFRITNQADIVSTFTNVVGLFTIMVVAIAGISLVVGGIGIANIMLVSVVERTREIGIRKAVGATNSAILNQFLAEAIVISIVGGGIGMGSGILIAFGASSIFKFPFVISVASVIVGFGLSLFVGLVAGVIPARNAAKLDPITALRSD; the protein is encoded by the coding sequence ATGCTTCAGAGTTTATCTAAAATTCCCAAAATTCAAAAAAGACCTAGTAAGTCTACAGTGCCGTTGACTGAAATCATATCAATGGCTGTAGAAACGCTGTGGAGTAATAAATTACGCACAGGGTTGACGATGCTAGGGGTGGTTATTGGTATTGCGTCTGTGATTGCGATTACTTCTGTTGGTCAAGGGGTGCAGAAAAGTGTTGAGAACCAAATTCAAGCACTAGGAACAGATGTATTGCAAGTTTTAGCGGGTGCAGCCAGGAGTGGAAATATCCGTCAAGGTGTGGGTTCTACCAGTACTTTAACTTGGGAAGATGCCAAAGCGATCGCTCAACAAGCACCATCAGCCGATTTGGTTTCAGCATATCTGCAAAGAAATGCTCAAGTAGTATATGGTGGCGAAAATACTTCCACCACAATCTACGGTACAGACTTAAATTATCCCGATGCACGCAATACTCATCCCCAAGAAGGGCGATTTTTCACCCAAGAAGAACTCGATTCTAGTAAGCAAGTGGCAGTGATTGGGCCGACAGTCAAAAGGACATTATTTGGCAATAGTACTCAAGTCATTGGTGAACAAATTCGGATTCAGGGAGAAACTTATGAAGTCATTGGCATTATGGAACCGAAAGGCGCTCAAGGGCCGATGGATAGAGATGACCAAATTTTTATTCCCTTAACTAGTATGTCGGGAAGATTAGTCGGAAATAATGCTTTAACTGGTGTTTCGGTAAATGGTATTTTAATCAAATCTAGTAATCAAGATAAGTTAGAAGCGGCGCAATTTCAAGTTACTAATATTTTGCGCTTGCGTCACGAAATCTATCCCCCCCAACCTGATGATTTTCGGATTACGAATCAAGCTGATATTGTTAGTACCTTTACTAATGTTGTCGGTTTATTTACGATTATGGTAGTAGCGATCGCCGGGATTTCTCTGGTAGTCGGTGGCATTGGTATTGCCAATATTATGCTAGTTTCTGTAGTAGAACGAACCAGAGAAATTGGCATTCGTAAAGCAGTCGGAGCAACTAATTCAGCGATTCTCAATCAATTTTTAGCTGAGGCGATCGTGATTTCTATTGTCGGTGGTGGTATTGGTATGGGCAGTGGTATTTTAATTGCCTTTGGCGCATCAAGTATTTTTAAATTTCCCTTTGTAATTTCTGTGGCATCAGTAATTGTGGGTTTTGGACTTTCGTTATTTGTTGGTTTAGTTGCTGGTGTAATTCCCGCTCGTAATGCTGCGAAATTAGACCCGATTACAGCTTTACGAAGTGATTAA
- a CDS encoding efflux RND transporter periplasmic adaptor subunit, protein MKLDTSNPVDSSALPLEQKQRKKYNWLLWLLMLGLLGGIGYGVYYRVAVVPRQEARQKILTQSVERRNLAIAVSANGTVKPERSINVSPKNSGVLKTLLVKEGDSVKKGQILAYMDDSNLRGSLVQAQGQLAQAEANLQKAQAGNRPQDIAQAQAQLDEAEANLQKVEAGNRPQDIAQAQARLRSAQASLVQAEDDLKRNQQLYNSGAISLQTVIQKRSARDSAQAQVNEAQQALALQQAGSRSEDIQQARATVKQRQEALALLKAGNRPEDIDVARAQVISARGSLQNIQADINDTILRAPFDGVVTQKFADPGAFVTPTTSGSSVSSATSSSILALASVNQVVANLSESNIAKIRLGQPVTIKADAYPGKVFEGKVSQIAAQATVEQNVTSFQVKASLSDPENLLRSGMNVDAEFQVGELENALVVPTASVVRRERATGVYVLGANDQPVFTRIETGVTVNNFTEVKSGLTGDEKVLLSFPPGSRPQSTPRGGVFPGVGGGGGRSSGGGGRSPR, encoded by the coding sequence ATGAAACTTGATACATCAAACCCTGTAGATTCATCAGCTCTACCTTTAGAACAGAAACAGCGAAAAAAGTATAATTGGTTACTGTGGTTACTCATGCTCGGTCTGTTGGGTGGAATTGGCTATGGAGTTTATTATCGAGTGGCGGTAGTGCCGCGCCAAGAAGCTAGGCAAAAGATATTAACACAATCAGTAGAGAGACGAAATTTAGCGATCGCAGTTTCGGCTAATGGTACAGTCAAACCGGAACGCTCCATTAACGTTAGTCCGAAAAATTCGGGTGTACTCAAAACCTTGCTGGTTAAAGAAGGTGATTCGGTCAAAAAAGGACAAATTCTCGCTTATATGGATGATTCCAACCTGCGGGGTAGTTTAGTACAAGCCCAAGGACAGTTAGCCCAAGCCGAGGCCAATCTGCAAAAAGCCCAAGCCGGGAATCGTCCTCAAGATATCGCCCAAGCCCAAGCCCAACTCGACGAAGCCGAAGCAAATCTGCAAAAAGTCGAAGCCGGGAACCGTCCCCAAGATATTGCCCAAGCCCAAGCAAGGTTAAGAAGCGCCCAAGCCAGCTTAGTTCAAGCCGAGGATGATTTAAAGCGTAATCAACAGCTATATAACTCTGGGGCTATTTCCCTGCAAACAGTGATTCAAAAACGGTCAGCCCGTGACAGCGCCCAAGCCCAAGTTAATGAAGCGCAACAAGCATTAGCCTTACAACAAGCTGGTTCACGTTCAGAAGATATTCAACAAGCTAGGGCGACCGTGAAACAGCGACAAGAAGCTTTGGCATTACTAAAAGCCGGAAACCGCCCAGAAGATATTGACGTTGCTCGCGCTCAAGTTATTTCCGCTCGTGGTTCACTGCAAAACATTCAAGCGGATATCAACGACACTATTCTTCGCGCACCTTTTGATGGTGTGGTAACGCAAAAATTCGCTGATCCTGGCGCTTTCGTAACTCCCACAACTTCAGGTAGTTCTGTTTCTTCCGCCACTTCTTCTTCGATTTTGGCTTTAGCCTCGGTGAATCAAGTTGTCGCCAATTTATCAGAATCAAACATTGCCAAAATTCGCCTTGGTCAACCAGTGACAATTAAAGCTGATGCTTACCCAGGAAAGGTTTTTGAGGGGAAAGTCAGTCAAATTGCGGCGCAAGCAACCGTCGAGCAGAACGTGACTAGTTTTCAGGTGAAAGCCTCTCTCTCTGACCCAGAAAACCTACTCCGGTCAGGGATGAATGTCGATGCAGAATTTCAAGTTGGTGAGCTAGAAAATGCTTTAGTCGTCCCCACCGCCTCAGTTGTGCGCCGAGAAAGAGCCACAGGCGTGTATGTTTTAGGAGCGAATGATCAACCTGTATTCACCCGCATTGAAACTGGCGTGACTGTGAATAACTTTACAGAAGTGAAGTCTGGATTAACAGGTGATGAAAAAGTCTTGCTAAGTTTCCCGCCCGGTTCAAGACCCCAGTCAACGCCACGGGGAGGAGTATTTCCTGGTGTTGGTGGTGGCGGCGGCCGTTCTTCTGGTGGCGGTGGTCGTTCTCCTCGGTAA
- a CDS encoding lactonase family protein — MNIISKTNKNNRQRSRKLLTLTGITALVLTGGLAIQSANAQWYQWSRLTGIVYTQSNIPTPNANSILGFRRDALGMLTPLSTPFFPTGGAGFPNASIVGRGPFFITAFASDQEVIVNPEKTRLFAVNSGSNTIAVFDIHQDGSLSPVEGSPFPSGGVQPVSLGLAGDILTVVNQNLLPQIPSQEASDSLPNYTTFRVTPKGRLIPIPNSTASVPRGSLPTQALISPNKRLLFGMDGGTGLLRSYQILPNGRLQQSPSSPQQLPPAAFPPNPIGLTLGLQVHPRRPILYVGFTLSNQLGVYSYEPDGDLHLLRTVPNSGRAICWLVTNRAGTRLYTTNPGDNSVTVYDIGRDPSTPVEIQRVVLRGEMGTGTAQLALDSTESFLHVVSQPAISVANNRISVLRVNRYDGTVTEVPSSPQLIPSVNNSFPQGIVAN, encoded by the coding sequence ATGAATATTATCTCTAAAACTAACAAAAATAATCGTCAGCGTTCGCGAAAATTGTTGACACTCACTGGTATAACAGCCCTTGTACTGACAGGCGGATTAGCAATTCAAAGTGCGAATGCCCAATGGTATCAATGGTCTCGTTTAACTGGTATTGTTTACACTCAAAGCAACATTCCAACTCCCAATGCTAACTCTATTCTTGGTTTTCGACGTGATGCTTTGGGTATGCTCACACCATTATCTACACCGTTTTTTCCAACTGGCGGTGCAGGTTTTCCTAATGCTTCCATTGTGGGAAGAGGCCCTTTTTTCATTACAGCCTTTGCTTCTGATCAAGAAGTGATTGTTAACCCTGAAAAAACGCGGCTGTTTGCGGTGAATTCAGGATCAAATACTATTGCTGTTTTTGATATCCATCAAGATGGTAGTCTTTCTCCTGTAGAAGGATCACCATTTCCTAGCGGTGGAGTTCAGCCAGTTAGTCTTGGTCTAGCTGGCGATATTTTAACTGTAGTTAATCAAAACTTATTACCGCAAATTCCTAGCCAGGAAGCCAGCGATTCTTTACCGAACTATACTACCTTCCGCGTCACTCCCAAGGGCAGACTGATTCCTATTCCAAATTCTACAGCTTCTGTTCCCAGAGGTTCTCTACCAACTCAAGCACTCATTTCTCCTAACAAACGTTTGCTTTTTGGTATGGACGGAGGGACTGGTTTATTGCGCTCTTATCAAATTCTTCCTAATGGTCGTCTGCAACAAAGCCCAAGCTCACCACAACAACTACCTCCAGCCGCATTTCCGCCCAATCCTATAGGTCTAACACTGGGGCTTCAAGTTCATCCCCGTCGACCAATTTTGTATGTAGGTTTTACACTCAGCAATCAATTGGGAGTCTACTCTTACGAGCCTGATGGAGATTTACACCTCCTGAGAACCGTACCTAATTCGGGTAGAGCAATTTGCTGGCTGGTAACTAATCGTGCTGGAACTCGTCTTTACACCACAAATCCTGGTGATAATAGTGTGACTGTCTATGATATCGGAAGAGACCCCAGCACACCAGTAGAAATTCAGAGGGTTGTACTCAGGGGTGAGATGGGTACTGGTACCGCTCAACTAGCTTTAGATTCTACAGAATCATTTCTGCACGTTGTTTCTCAACCAGCTATCAGCGTTGCGAATAACCGAATATCTGTGCTGAGAGTCAACCGATATGACGGAACTGTCACTGAAGTACCTTCTTCACCCCAATTAATACCCTCAGTAAATAATAGCTTTCCACAAGGAATTGTGGCTAATTAA
- a CDS encoding ATP-binding protein, translating to MLAVSGYQFSEVLYDGLRTLVYRGYREIDHKPVVIKLLKNPYPSFNELVQFRNQYTIAKNLHKPGIIETYSLEPYQNGYAIVMEDMGGIALKDYLTARKRQSPEFLQEFLEIAIALCIILDTLYRDGIIHKDIKPSNIVINPNTKQVKIIDFSIASLLPKETQTLINPHVLEGTLAYISPEQTGRMNRLIDYRTDFYSLGVTFYELLTGELPFKSNDVIELLHCHIAKIPPELVNIAEIPQVVSEIVMKLMAKNAEDRYQSALGIKYDLENCLTQLQATGRIESFKIAQRDVCDRFIIPEKLYGRELEVEILLTAFDRVANGATEIMLVAGFSGIGKTAVVNEVHKPIVKQRGYCIKGKFDQFNRNIPFSAFVQAFRDLMGQLLTESDKKIQQWQHTITEELGENAQVIIEVIPELELIIGKQPPAPELSGSAAQNRFNLLFQKFIKLFTASEHPLVIFLDDLQWIDSASLKLMQSLMSEAHPEYLLLIGAYRDNEVSVAHHLILALDEIAKNGTKINKFTLKPLDKLELNQLVADTLVCSETLALPISQLIYQKTQGNPFFTTQFLKALHQDKLIYFNYEQGYWECDIAAINQRSLTNNVVEFMALQLQKLPETTQDILKLAACIGNQFDLATLAIVSQQSQPETATSLWSALKAGLILPQSDVYKFFISSDHQNINQNTSEIITYKFLHDRIQQAAYSLIPEEHKQRTHLHIGQLLLNNTPQNQREEKIFAIVNQLNWGIKLLATAEQRDELAHLNLNAAQKAKASTAYSAAWEYCTFSLQLLPENSWQYQYEFTLKIYETAIEAAYLSGNFPEMERLAEVLLQQAKTILDTITVYEVKTQALMAQNQALVAIKMVLKVLQLLDVEFPENPTPSDIGVALQETQLSYQNQEIESLINLPLMTDPVQLAILRLISSILPAAFLTSPILYVLLTFKEVKISVESGNHAISTHSYGCYAAILSGGMGDTETGYKFGQLALDLLYKLNAKELQCKVHSLFYGFIKHWQDALVTTLKPLREAYTVGLETGDFQFAGYAVVLSCKFAYFTGLNKELSELQQEGLAFHDSLHQVKQTTSLYYLQMLQQALHACQIGRSSSPYLQGEFFDEQIILPQYIESNDRLGLFYLHFHKLFLNYLFEDYHQAIIDAAATEQYLDGAVGFPYIPLFYFYDSLAHIAVYKQKPHLELDELLKKNS from the coding sequence ATGTTAGCAGTTTCTGGATATCAATTTAGTGAAGTACTCTACGATGGCTTGAGAACACTGGTTTATCGTGGATATCGAGAAATTGATCACAAACCTGTAGTAATTAAACTGCTGAAAAACCCTTATCCAAGTTTTAATGAACTAGTGCAGTTTCGCAATCAATACACGATCGCTAAAAATTTACATAAACCTGGAATTATTGAAACCTATAGCCTGGAACCTTATCAAAATGGCTATGCGATTGTGATGGAAGATATGGGGGGAATTGCGCTCAAGGATTATTTGACTGCGAGAAAACGGCAATCTCCTGAGTTTTTGCAAGAGTTTTTAGAAATAGCGATCGCTCTGTGCATTATATTAGATACACTCTATCGTGATGGCATCATCCATAAAGATATTAAACCCAGCAATATTGTCATTAATCCCAATACCAAACAAGTAAAAATCATTGATTTTAGTATTGCATCTTTATTACCTAAAGAAACTCAAACGCTGATTAATCCTCATGTATTAGAAGGCACATTGGCGTACATTTCTCCAGAACAAACTGGGAGGATGAATCGTTTAATTGATTACCGGACTGATTTTTATTCCTTGGGTGTCACTTTCTATGAATTATTGACTGGAGAATTACCTTTTAAATCAAACGATGTTATAGAATTGTTGCATTGTCATATTGCCAAAATTCCCCCAGAATTAGTTAACATTGCAGAAATTCCCCAGGTAGTTTCCGAGATTGTCATGAAACTGATGGCGAAAAATGCCGAAGACCGATATCAAAGTGCATTGGGAATCAAATATGATTTAGAAAATTGCTTAACTCAACTCCAAGCAACGGGTAGGATTGAAAGTTTTAAAATTGCCCAAAGGGATGTGTGCGATCGCTTTATCATTCCGGAAAAACTGTATGGACGTGAACTAGAAGTTGAAATTCTGTTAACAGCATTTGATCGCGTTGCTAATGGTGCAACAGAAATTATGCTAGTGGCAGGTTTTTCAGGAATTGGTAAAACTGCGGTTGTGAATGAAGTTCATAAACCAATTGTCAAACAACGCGGCTATTGTATTAAAGGTAAATTTGACCAATTTAACCGGAATATTCCTTTTTCAGCGTTTGTCCAGGCTTTTCGGGATTTAATGGGACAATTACTCACCGAAAGCGATAAGAAAATTCAACAATGGCAGCATACAATTACTGAGGAATTAGGAGAAAATGCCCAGGTAATTATTGAAGTCATCCCGGAATTAGAACTAATTATTGGTAAACAGCCACCTGCACCAGAATTATCAGGTAGTGCAGCCCAAAATAGATTTAATTTGCTCTTCCAAAAATTTATTAAACTATTCACCGCCTCAGAACATCCATTGGTAATATTTTTGGATGATTTACAATGGATTGATTCTGCCTCATTAAAACTGATGCAATCGTTAATGAGTGAGGCACATCCTGAATATCTACTTCTGATTGGGGCTTATCGAGATAATGAAGTTTCGGTGGCACATCATTTAATCTTAGCGTTAGATGAAATTGCTAAAAATGGCACTAAAATTAATAAATTCACCCTCAAACCCCTGGATAAATTAGAATTAAATCAGTTAGTAGCTGATACCTTAGTTTGTTCCGAAACTTTAGCCTTACCTATTTCACAATTAATTTATCAAAAAACTCAAGGAAATCCATTTTTTACAACACAATTCCTCAAAGCATTACACCAAGATAAGCTCATTTATTTTAATTATGAGCAAGGATATTGGGAATGTGACATAGCAGCCATTAATCAGCGATCGCTCACTAATAATGTTGTTGAATTTATGGCACTACAACTCCAAAAATTGCCAGAAACAACACAAGATATTTTAAAATTAGCTGCTTGCATCGGCAACCAATTTGATTTAGCAACCTTAGCGATTGTTTCGCAACAATCACAACCAGAAACCGCAACATCTTTGTGGAGTGCTTTAAAAGCAGGTTTAATTTTGCCCCAAAGTGATGTTTACAAGTTTTTCATCAGTTCAGATCATCAAAATATTAATCAAAATACTTCTGAAATTATCACCTATAAATTTTTACACGATCGCATTCAACAAGCAGCCTATTCATTAATACCTGAAGAACACAAACAACGTACCCATTTGCATATCGGGCAATTGTTGTTAAACAATACTCCTCAAAATCAACGAGAAGAGAAAATTTTTGCCATTGTTAATCAACTGAACTGGGGAATTAAATTACTGGCGACAGCCGAACAGCGAGATGAACTCGCACATTTAAATCTCAATGCAGCCCAGAAAGCCAAAGCATCAACAGCATATAGCGCAGCTTGGGAATACTGTACATTTAGCCTACAACTTTTACCCGAAAACAGTTGGCAATATCAATATGAATTTACTTTAAAAATATATGAAACAGCCATAGAAGCTGCTTATCTCAGTGGTAATTTTCCAGAAATGGAAAGGTTAGCAGAAGTTTTATTGCAACAAGCCAAGACAATTCTTGACACAATCACAGTTTATGAAGTTAAAACTCAAGCCTTAATGGCCCAGAATCAAGCCTTAGTAGCGATAAAAATGGTACTGAAAGTTCTACAATTATTAGATGTAGAATTTCCCGAAAATCCAACACCTAGTGATATTGGTGTGGCATTACAAGAGACACAATTATCTTATCAAAATCAAGAAATCGAGTCATTAATTAATTTACCATTAATGACTGATCCAGTACAATTAGCGATTTTACGCCTGATATCGAGCATTTTACCGGCAGCTTTTCTCACATCTCCTATTCTTTATGTTTTACTAACATTTAAAGAAGTAAAAATCTCAGTAGAATCTGGCAATCATGCCATTTCTACCCATAGTTATGGCTGTTATGCAGCAATTCTGTCTGGTGGAATGGGAGATACAGAAACTGGTTATAAATTTGGTCAACTTGCTTTAGATTTATTATACAAACTGAATGCTAAAGAACTACAATGTAAAGTTCATTCTCTCTTTTATGGATTTATTAAACATTGGCAAGATGCTCTGGTTACAACTTTAAAACCTCTGCGAGAAGCTTATACTGTTGGACTAGAAACTGGAGATTTTCAGTTTGCCGGATATGCCGTAGTTTTATCTTGTAAATTTGCATATTTTACCGGGCTAAACAAGGAATTATCAGAACTACAACAAGAAGGATTAGCTTTTCATGATTCTCTGCATCAAGTCAAGCAAACCACCTCTCTATATTATTTGCAAATGTTGCAACAGGCACTACATGCTTGCCAAATTGGTAGGAGTTCATCACCATACTTACAAGGAGAGTTTTTTGATGAACAAATTATTTTACCCCAGTATATAGAATCAAATGATCGCTTGGGTTTATTCTATCTCCATTTTCATAAATTATTTTTAAATTATTTATTTGAAGACTACCACCAAGCAATTATTGATGCTGCTGCAACAGAACAATATCTAGATGGGGCTGTTGGGTTCCCTTATATTCCTCTCTTTTATTTTTATGATTCTCTGGCACACATAGCGGTGTACAAACAAAAGCCACATCTGGAATTAGATGAGTTACTCAAAAAAAATAGCTGA
- a CDS encoding type IV secretory system conjugative DNA transfer family protein produces MSELHPSQVHSYLQLYQRSNWTSWCGLITSMLILCAAIDAQRQSKPWLIGCASAALTVGRNQRQTAKQLQQALGDFDQASRANFLGWVRTKTQPTAQLAVTIANDADWTPANLITDPVEYIQKKQKHVALVGGTGDGKSTFTQYLSSKIGGRVVVYDSDAKPDDWSWLDQKDVIGRKGNFKAIDTAMGNDLTTLEELVELRGDGGDNAIIGRDRFLIAEEFPLLVDECDNAARWFKKHLKRGRRYKQFVLAIAQNDTAENYGLQGDKETLYSCCCLVRLGQFARDYARTVLKNPQLEQWLKAGGKKRFMVDDVPCELDLEQLEYGQWCSGANLRREC; encoded by the coding sequence ATGAGCGAACTGCACCCATCACAAGTACATTCGTACCTACAGCTTTACCAGCGTTCCAATTGGACATCATGGTGTGGTTTAATAACATCGATGCTAATTCTGTGTGCAGCGATCGACGCACAAAGACAGTCAAAGCCCTGGCTGATTGGTTGTGCGTCAGCTGCTTTAACTGTGGGCAGAAACCAACGCCAAACAGCCAAACAGTTGCAGCAGGCACTAGGAGATTTTGACCAAGCATCACGAGCTAATTTTCTGGGTTGGGTACGGACTAAAACTCAACCCACTGCACAGTTAGCGGTGACAATTGCCAATGATGCCGACTGGACACCTGCCAACCTGATTACAGATCCAGTGGAATACATCCAGAAAAAACAAAAACACGTTGCCTTAGTCGGGGGTACTGGTGATGGCAAGTCAACTTTCACCCAGTACCTGTCCTCCAAAATCGGTGGCAGGGTCGTAGTTTATGATTCTGATGCCAAACCGGATGATTGGAGTTGGCTAGATCAAAAAGATGTCATTGGGCGGAAGGGGAATTTTAAAGCCATTGATACCGCAATGGGCAACGACTTAACCACCTTAGAAGAATTAGTAGAGTTGCGTGGTGATGGGGGAGATAACGCGATTATTGGGCGCGATCGCTTTCTCATTGCTGAGGAATTTCCGCTGTTAGTAGATGAATGCGACAATGCAGCCCGATGGTTTAAGAAACACCTCAAGCGGGGACGGCGTTATAAGCAGTTCGTTTTGGCGATCGCCCAGAATGACACCGCCGAAAACTATGGCTTGCAAGGGGACAAGGAAACCTTGTACAGCTGCTGCTGTCTGGTGCGTTTGGGACAGTTCGCCCGTGACTATGCCCGAACAGTTCTCAAAAATCCACAACTTGAGCAGTGGTTGAAAGCTGGTGGTAAAAAGCGGTTCATGGTCGATGATGTCCCTTGCGAACTGGATTTGGAGCAACTGGAGTATGGGCAGTGGTGCAGTGGCGCAAATCTCCGGCGGGAGTGTTGA